Proteins encoded together in one Rutidosis leptorrhynchoides isolate AG116_Rl617_1_P2 unplaced genomic scaffold, CSIRO_AGI_Rlap_v1 contig608, whole genome shotgun sequence window:
- the LOC139884827 gene encoding GDSL esterase/lipase At3g27950-like, which yields MAKVTLGDMSRQGPNWWAKLKFKEPDDRKCSSGSQLQSYASFRSPNHSKKKRVMAIAIIVVVLLTCSLIGSATGCQFPAIYNFGDSNSDSGGVSATFGRVPYPNGETFFHKQSARHSDGRLIIDFIAEKLGLPLLHAYLDALNPSYRYGANFALSGSTIQLSDSKVINAYFNPMSLTTQIFQFKQFKNRTITLYNKGSHIRSSLPRPKDFSKALYSIDIGQNDVHFGLTTMEEEQVKASFPNIINRFASLIQELYQEGARKFWIHNTGPIGCMPLFIINFPPKSGNADENGCIKSYNQVAQEFNNQLKQKVAGLRTNFPDATLVLVDIYSAKYTLINEARQNGFVDPVGYCCGIVGVLGCGGTAIVNGTKVFGASCSNPSNYISWDGIHYTDAANQWVTNSTIHGYFTDPPISLTQACSFKKGNKKQN from the exons ATGGCTAAAGTGACACTGGGAGACATGTCGCGGCAGGGACCCAATTGGTGGGCGAAACTAAAATTTAAGGAGCCAGATGATCGTAAGTGTAGTTCCGGGAGCCAGTTACAAAGCTATGCAAGTTTCAGG AGCCCAAATCATTCAAAAAAGAAGAGAGTAATGGCTATAGCCATTATCGTTGTTGTTTTGCTAACTTGTTCACTGATTGGTTCAGCTACAGGGTGTCAATTTCCAGCCATCTATAACTTCGGAGATTCAAATTCCGACAGTGGTGGCGTCTCCGCCACATTTGGCCGAGTTCCATATCCAAATGGTGAGACTTTCTTTCACAAACAGTCTGCTCGTCATTCCGATGGCCGCCTCATCATTGACTTCATCG CTGAGAAGTTGGGACTGCCATTGTTGCACGCATATCTCGATGCTTTGAATCCAAGTTACCGATATGGTGCCAATTTTGCACTAAGTGGATCCACAATCCAGCTATCAGATAGTAAAGTTATTAATGCTTATTTCAACCCCATGTCACTCACTACTCAGATCTTTCAATTCAAACAGTTTAAAAACAGAACCATTACCCTCTACAACAAAG GCTCACACATCAGAAGTAGTCTGCCAAGGCCAAAGGACTTCTCAAAGGCCCTTTACAGCATTGATATTGGACAAAATGATGTCCACTTTGGACTCACAACGATGGAAGAAGAACAAGTCAAGGCATCCTTTCCCAATATAATCAATCGCTTTGCTTCGCTTATACAA GAGCTTTATCAAGAAGGTGCTAGGAAATTTTGGATACACAACACAGGTCCGATTGGCTGCATGCCTTTGTTCATCATTAATTTTCCTCCAAAATCTGGCAATGCTGATGAAAATGGCTGTATAAAGTCTTACAATCAAGTGGCTCAAGAATTCAACAACCAACTTAAACAAAAAGTGGCTGGACTCCGAACGAATTTCCCTGATGCGACGCTTGTTCTGGTGGATATATACTCAGCTAAGTACACTTTGATCAATGAAGCAAGACAAAATG GATTTGTCGATCCTGTTGGATACTGTTGTGGAATAGTGGGGGTTTTAGGCTGTGGAGGGACTGCTATTGTTAATGGAACCAAAGTTTTTGGAGCTTCTTGCAGTAATCCATCAAACTATATTAGCTGGGATGGCATACATTATACTGATGCTGCAAACCAGTGGGTGACGAACTCTACCATCCACGGCTATTTCACCGATCCTCCAATATCTCTCACTCAAGCTTGTAGTTTCAAGAAAGGAAACAAGAAGCAGAATTGA